Genomic segment of Gemmatimonadota bacterium:
ACGACGACCGGGTTGGTCCGCGACAGGTTGATCACGCGCCAGCCCGTCCCGTCGGGACTCATGCGCGCGCGTGCGTCCGTGAGACGGTCGGCTCCAGCAGCTGAACGTGTCGGTAGGGCGGGCCTTCCTTGCGGCCAAAGCTGACGTCGGCGGGCGTACCGGCGTCGGGATGCACAAACCGCAGTTCGTGTCCGGCGTCGGGGCCGCCGATCACCAATAGGGACGCCGGGAAGAACTGCAGGGTGCCATCCGGCGGCCGATGAAAGCGCAGGGAGTGTCCGTGCACGACCTCGGCCGGCACTGTACCCTGTGCGAATCGGCCCGTCGTCGCGGTGACGGGATCTTCGACCAGCGAGTTCGGTCCCGACCAGGGGATCGCCGTCGCCTGCGCGACATGTTCAGGTGTGGCCCGCACCACGAGTGGCTCGACCCGTTCCCGCGCCGGGTCCGGGGCGAACACGGCGGGAGCCACGCCAGCTGAAGGGACTACAAGCAACGGTTTGCCATGCTGCCGGAGTTCCTGGTCGCGCCGCCGCCGGGCCACCCACAACGCCGCCACAATGGCGAACGCCGTAGTGGCCAGAGCCGCCACGATGACGAGAAGATTCTCGACAGAAACGCTCATCCAACCGCACCCTTCGATGCCGCAATGATCACCCTCGGTGCCGACTCTTTCGTGAGTGGTTCACCGACCGGAAGCACCGAAAACCGCGCGAGGTGCGCGGCCCGGATAGTGCGAACTAATCTGTTGGTGTGGGTGGCGAGTCGCCACCGGTGTTGCAGGGGCGCGACAGTTAGCGCGAGCGGAAGCGGAAGACGACTTCCCCCATCTCGATCCGATCCCCGTCGCGGAGCACAACGGCCGGAGTCTCTTCGCCGAGCGGCAGGCCGTTGACGACCGCTGGATTCGTCTTGGACAGGTTTGTGAGGGTCCAAGTCTTTCCCTCGAGCGACATCTTCGCGTGCAATCGCGAGACGGTATGCTCCTCGAGCTGGACGTGGCGATAGGGGGCCCCCTCGTTCCGGCCGAAGGTGATCGACTGGCCATCAGGGCCCGGGGTGCGCACGAACCGCAGTTCCTGCCCGATGTTGCGGCCTTCGATGATCTCGAGCTTGCCCGGGAGGAACTGGAGGGTGCCGTCGGCGGTCTTTTCCAGCCGCAGCGTCGAATGGCCGGACGACGCCGGCTGGGCCGTCTGCGCCCCCCGGTTGTCCCCGGCGACCTGCCGCTTGGAGGACGCGAGCCTGATCGTCCCGCTCGAGGGCGGGGGCGCGATACGCCCGCGCCTCGTTCTCGAGGGCAGCAGCCCGCGGAACGGCTACCTCGATGGGGTCCACTGGCGGGGCAGCGGCACGCGCAGCGGGCGCGGCGACCTGTGCCGCTGGTTGCGCCTCCGGCTCCCTTATCGGGCGAGGGGGAACCACGGTCCGCTCGCGACCAAACGGGGCGAGGGCGATCGGGCTGTTCAGGTGCTTTCGCCGCTTCCATCCGGGCAGGAGGTACCCGAAAATCATCGCAAGGACGATGACGGCGACGGGGATCCCGAACAGGTACAGCGGGGGAATGATGAAGTTCACGGGGTGGCGAAAGCGGCGATCAGGGCGGGACCGATATTAGACGAGGGGCGTCTGGTATGGTCAATATTGATATTTCTTGAGCAAACCTTGTTCCCGGACGATCGGCGGAAAGTTCACCGCTTGCCGAACGTTGAACTTACCCCGTGGAACGGCTAGGTTGCGCGTCCCTTCTCGAAGGGCCTGTAGCTCAGGTGGTTAGAGCGCACGCCTGATAAGCGTGAGGTCGGTAGTTCAACTCTACCCAGGCCCACTGTGGACGCCCCACCCCTGTACGGGTGGGGCGTCGTGCTTTCCGGGCGGCCCCCGGTCCTCCAGATTCTGGACATGAAGGTCCACCTCGTCGACGGCACCTTTGAGCTCTACCGGGCCCATTTCGGCTCCCCTCCGGCCAGTGACGCCGAGGGACGGCTGGTGGGGGCCACGAGGGGACTCCTGCGGTCGCTCCTCGCCCTGACCCGGGAACCTGGGGTGAGTCACCTCGGCGTCGCCTTTGACCGTGTCATCGAGTCGTTCCGGAACGACCTCTTCGAAGGTTACAAGACGTCGGAAGGCGTACCTCCTGAACTCTTTGCCCAGTTCCCCCTCGCCGAACGGGCGGCCCGCGCGATGGGAATCGTGACGTGGGGGATGGTCGAGTTCGAGGCGGACGACGCCCTCGCCACCGGGGCGGATCGCTGGGCGGACGCTCCGGGAGTCGAGCAGGTGGTCATCTGCTCCCCGGACAAGGATCTCACGCAGTGTGTGAAGGGCGATCGGGTCGTCACCAGGACCGGATCCGGAAGGTGATCACCAACGAAGCCGGGGTCGTGGAGCGTTTTGGCGTCCCCCCGACGGCGATTCCGGACCTGCTCGCCCTGGTCGGGGACGATGCGGACGGCGTCCCCGGGGTCCCGAAATGGGGGATGAAGTCGGCGGCGACGCTGCTCGCCCGCTACGGCACCGTCGACGCCATCCCGGCGGACCCCGGGTTGTGGGACGTGAAGGTCCGCGGGGCCGCCGCCCTGTCGGAGTCCCTCGAGGCCCGGCGAGATGAGGCGCGCCTCTATCGGCTGCTCACCACACTGCGTCGCGACGTACCCCTCGCGGAGTCCCTCGACGACCTGCGCTGGCGCGGCGCAGACCGCGACGCCCTGGTCGACCTGTGCGCCGAACTCGGGGACATGGGCTTCGTGGAGCGCGTAACGACCTGGCGTTAGGCTGGGGCGATCGCCAGCACCCGCAGCGGGCTGCCGCTCCCGTTGACCAGCTTGAGGGGGGCGGCGATCACCACCGACCCGGTTGCAGGAAGTTTGTCCAGATTGCACAGCGAGGCCGGGACCGAACTTGCCCGCGCCGTGCATGATGTGATGGTTGGCAAACGGGGATCGAAGCCCCCCGCCTGCCCGGCGTCGGTCCCGACAGTCTCCACCCCGACACCGAGGACGTCGCGGTCGGGCGAGGAGGCGGCTCGTGTCCGGGTGAAAGCCCGGGGGTGTGCGGTCCATCCTCGTCGACATTGAGGAACGCCGCCCCCGTCCGGGGTGCTCCAGCCCGTACGCAACAACACCCAGGCGCCAGCCGGGATGCGGCCGTGCGAACGCTCCCACGCCTCGACATGCTCGGGCATGAGCAGGAAGTCATCGCTGTGCTCCACGGCCATTGTCACGTCGATGACGCAGGCGGGACCGATGAACCGCTTCGGGGCGATCGTGTCCGTCGCGTTGTCGGGCAGATCCTTCCCGCTGATCCAGTGCACCGGGGCATCGAAGTGCGTGCCGGTGCTCGCCCATCCGGATGGTGTTCCAGTACCAGGCGGGCCGCTTGTCGTCGAACCGCGAGATCACCTCGATGCTCACGCCGGGCGACGCGCCAAAGATCGGCGGCAGGCCGATCACCGGCGTATCGGGACCGAAGGGCTGCGTGAGGTCGATGACCTGCAACCGGCCTTCGGCGAGGTCGCTGACGAGTTGGGCGAGGGTGGACATGCGTTTCGTCGGAGGAGGCGGATGAGAGACGGCAGACGGAGACGGCAGCAAAACAGGGTCGGCGGGCTAGAGCGGTGCGCGACCCTGCAGGTAGCGGGGCGAACTG
This window contains:
- a CDS encoding FHA domain-containing protein gives rise to the protein MRTPGPDGQSITFGRNEGAPYRHVQLEEHTVSRLHAKMSLEGKTWTLTNLSKTNPAVVNGLPLGEETPAVVLRDGDRIEMGEVVFRFRSR